One window of the Synechococcales cyanobacterium T60_A2020_003 genome contains the following:
- the ppsA gene encoding phosphoenolpyruvate synthase: protein MFTLNTSQDLSGSQPNDQALVLWFEEVGMEDVSLVGGKNASLGELIQQLAPKGINVPSGFAVTATAFRYFIQQASLDERLRQLFETLDVDDVNNLREHGRQARLLILDTPFPPELESEIVSAYIQLCERYKLSLDVCDRLEGDEREACRSFYSGVDVAVRSSATAEDLPDASFAGQQETYLNVRGIKGVLDACHRCFASLFTDRAISYRTQKGFDHFDVALSVGVQKMVRSDLATSGVMFSIDTETGFKDAALVTAAYGLGETVVQGIVNPDEYVVFKPTLKDGFRPILEKRLGSKEIKMVCDIGGSKPTVNVSVPKSDRQRFALTDDEILQLANWACIVEEHYSQVRNTYTPMDIEWAKDGVTGDLFIVQARPETVHSQKSRNVLRTYHLLKEQVAGELIPLTKGRSVGEMIGQGKARIILDINQLGDFQEGEVLVTNRTDPDWEPIMKKAKAVVTNQGGRTCHAAIIAREMGIPAIVGCGNATEVIHNGQEITVSCVEGEEGIVFEGLVPFEVTEMPLDNLPETRTKIMMNVGNPHEAFSLASIPNDGVGLARSEFIIANHIKAHPLALLRFDELNDRFVKREINRLTANYPYKPDFFVDKLASGIAMLAAAFYPNPVIVRMSDFKSNEYANLLGGKQFEPREDNPMLGWRGASRYYDPKYIEAYGLECKALKRVRDEMGLTNVIPMIPFCRTPKEGRRVLEVMESFGLKRGENGLQVYVMCEIPNNVLLADQFSEIFDGFSIGSNDLTQLTLGLDRDSALVAHLFDERDEGVKEMVQTVIHRVKAKGRKVGICGQAPSDYPEFAEFLVEQGIDSISLNPDTVLKTRLAIAQTEQSL, encoded by the coding sequence ATGTTTACATTGAATACATCTCAGGATTTATCTGGATCCCAGCCTAACGATCAGGCATTAGTGCTTTGGTTTGAAGAGGTTGGCATGGAGGATGTCTCTTTAGTAGGAGGCAAAAATGCCTCATTAGGTGAATTAATTCAGCAATTGGCGCCAAAAGGGATTAATGTGCCGTCGGGATTTGCCGTCACCGCCACCGCATTTCGCTACTTTATCCAGCAAGCTAGTCTGGATGAACGGTTGCGCCAGCTGTTTGAAACCTTAGATGTCGATGATGTCAACAACCTGCGGGAACATGGACGACAGGCGCGATTGCTCATCCTAGATACCCCCTTCCCGCCAGAACTGGAAAGCGAAATCGTGTCCGCCTACATCCAACTTTGCGAACGCTATAAATTAAGTCTGGACGTGTGCGATCGCCTCGAAGGGGACGAGCGGGAAGCCTGTCGTAGTTTCTACAGCGGTGTGGATGTAGCGGTACGATCCAGTGCCACAGCCGAAGATTTGCCCGATGCTAGTTTTGCCGGACAGCAGGAAACCTACCTCAACGTGCGCGGTATTAAGGGCGTACTGGATGCGTGCCATCGCTGTTTTGCATCGCTATTTACCGATCGCGCCATTTCCTACCGTACCCAAAAGGGATTTGATCACTTTGATGTGGCGCTATCCGTTGGGGTTCAAAAGATGGTGCGATCGGATTTGGCGACCTCTGGGGTGATGTTCTCGATTGATACAGAAACGGGATTTAAGGATGCTGCCCTAGTCACCGCGGCCTACGGACTGGGTGAAACGGTCGTACAAGGCATCGTTAACCCGGATGAGTACGTTGTCTTTAAACCGACGTTAAAAGATGGATTTCGACCCATTTTAGAAAAGCGGTTGGGCAGCAAAGAGATCAAAATGGTCTGCGACATCGGCGGCAGTAAGCCAACGGTGAACGTATCGGTTCCTAAGAGCGATCGCCAACGCTTTGCCCTCACGGATGACGAAATTTTGCAGCTTGCGAACTGGGCCTGCATTGTCGAGGAACATTACTCCCAGGTTCGGAATACCTACACGCCAATGGATATTGAGTGGGCAAAGGATGGCGTGACGGGCGATCTCTTTATCGTGCAAGCTCGACCGGAAACCGTCCATTCCCAAAAGAGCCGTAATGTTCTTCGCACCTACCACCTTTTAAAAGAGCAAGTAGCCGGAGAGTTGATTCCGCTGACCAAAGGGCGATCGGTGGGCGAGATGATCGGGCAAGGGAAGGCACGTATCATCCTAGACATTAATCAGCTTGGCGATTTCCAGGAGGGTGAGGTACTCGTTACAAACCGCACGGATCCCGACTGGGAACCAATCATGAAAAAGGCGAAGGCGGTAGTAACAAACCAGGGAGGTCGCACCTGTCACGCCGCAATCATTGCCCGCGAGATGGGAATTCCGGCGATCGTCGGCTGCGGAAATGCTACTGAGGTAATTCACAATGGTCAAGAAATCACCGTTTCCTGCGTAGAGGGAGAAGAAGGCATTGTTTTTGAAGGACTGGTGCCGTTCGAGGTGACCGAGATGCCCTTGGATAATCTCCCTGAAACCCGCACCAAGATCATGATGAACGTGGGAAACCCTCATGAAGCCTTTAGTCTAGCGTCCATTCCTAACGATGGTGTCGGTTTGGCGCGATCGGAGTTTATCATCGCCAATCACATCAAGGCTCATCCCTTGGCGCTACTGCGGTTTGATGAACTGAACGATCGGTTTGTGAAGCGGGAAATTAATCGGCTCACCGCAAACTATCCCTACAAGCCTGATTTCTTCGTGGATAAGCTGGCATCAGGAATTGCAATGCTAGCAGCAGCGTTCTATCCGAACCCCGTGATTGTGCGCATGTCGGATTTCAAGAGTAACGAGTATGCCAACTTGCTGGGCGGAAAGCAGTTTGAACCCCGCGAAGATAATCCGATGTTGGGATGGCGGGGGGCATCTCGCTACTACGATCCAAAGTACATCGAAGCGTATGGACTGGAATGCAAAGCCCTGAAACGAGTTCGGGATGAAATGGGACTAACGAATGTGATTCCCATGATTCCGTTCTGCCGTACCCCCAAAGAAGGTCGTAGAGTTTTGGAGGTGATGGAAAGCTTTGGGCTGAAGCGAGGGGAGAACGGTTTGCAGGTTTACGTGATGTGCGAGATTCCCAACAACGTCCTCCTTGCCGATCAGTTCAGCGAAATTTTCGATGGATTCTCGATTGGTTCCAATGATCTGACTCAGCTTACGTTGGGACTGGATCGGGATTCAGCCTTGGTTGCCCATCTTTTCGATGAGCGAGATGAAGGGGTAAAAGAGATGGTGCAAACGGTGATCCATCGCGTGAAAGCGAAGGGACGCAAGGTGGGCATTTGTGGACAAGCTCCCAGTGACTATCCAGAATTTGCCGAATTTCTGGTAGAACAAGGAATTGACTCGATCAGTCTCAACCCGGATACGGTGCTGAAAACCCGATTGGCGATCGCCCAAACGGAACAGTCTCTCTAG